One sulfur-oxidizing endosymbiont of Gigantopelta aegis genomic region harbors:
- the ccsB gene encoding c-type cytochrome biogenesis protein CcsB, with protein sequence MSMTGQEMDNLFEKQSFWRNLSLFDWGWAGALILATAYVLQQYAAQMDVYELGILIGTTLSIIAWGWFWKPVRAYIVFVTLISLFSIYLYGNNLALGETNFFLKFLISSKSAIMWMSALYVLATVAYFIGLIIGSEFTNKTASAMTWSATVMGFVGLLVRWRESYLVHVDIGHFPVSNLYEVFILFSIITALLYLYYEGKSKTYTMGGFVLLVISAAVAFLLWYGFGSRGASEIQPLVPALQSYWMKIHVPANFVGYGAFALAAMLGVAYLIKDSMVKAGRNGAIINRFPDLDILDDVMYKSIALGFAFFTLATILGAMWAAEAWGGYWSWDPKETWALIVWLNYAAWLHLRLTKGWRGRPLAWWSVVGLFVTLFAFIGVNMFLSGLHSYGEL encoded by the coding sequence ATGTCAATGACAGGTCAGGAAATGGACAATCTCTTTGAAAAGCAAAGTTTTTGGCGCAATCTCAGTCTCTTTGATTGGGGCTGGGCAGGCGCTTTAATCTTGGCCACTGCCTATGTGTTACAGCAATATGCAGCTCAAATGGATGTCTATGAATTGGGTATTTTAATCGGTACCACGCTATCCATTATCGCCTGGGGTTGGTTTTGGAAGCCGGTGCGAGCCTATATTGTTTTTGTCACACTTATTTCACTATTCTCCATTTACCTTTATGGTAATAACTTGGCCTTGGGTGAAACAAACTTCTTCCTAAAGTTCTTAATCTCCAGTAAGTCCGCCATTATGTGGATGTCAGCACTTTATGTGCTTGCGACTGTTGCTTACTTTATTGGTCTCATTATAGGCTCTGAATTTACTAATAAAACGGCTTCAGCCATGACTTGGTCAGCCACAGTGATGGGCTTTGTCGGGCTCTTAGTGCGCTGGCGTGAATCCTATTTAGTTCATGTCGATATCGGACATTTCCCGGTCAGTAATTTATATGAAGTGTTTATCCTATTCTCAATTATTACTGCATTACTGTATCTTTATTACGAAGGTAAAAGCAAAACCTATACGATGGGTGGCTTTGTGTTATTGGTGATCAGTGCTGCCGTGGCGTTCTTACTTTGGTATGGCTTTGGTTCACGTGGTGCCAGCGAAATTCAACCCTTAGTACCTGCTTTACAAAGCTATTGGATGAAAATTCATGTCCCGGCAAACTTTGTGGGCTATGGTGCATTTGCTCTGGCTGCGATGTTGGGTGTTGCATATTTGATTAAAGATTCCATGGTAAAAGCCGGGCGTAACGGAGCGATCATTAATCGTTTCCCTGATTTGGATATTCTCGATGATGTCATGTATAAGTCTATTGCTCTGGGCTTTGCCTTCTTCACCTTGGCGACTATTTTAGGTGCTATGTGGGCAGCGGAAGCATGGGGCGGCTATTGGTCCTGGGATCCGAAAGAAACTTGGGCATTAATTGTTTGGTTGAATTATGCGGCATGGTTGCATTTGAGATTGACGAAAGGCTGGCGTGGCCGACCATTAGCATGGTGGTCAGTCGTTGGTTTGTTTGTTACACTTTTTGCCTTTATTGGTGTTAATATGTTTTTGTCGGGCTTACATTCTTATGGTGAACTTTAA
- a CDS encoding peptidoglycan-binding domain-containing protein — MLSPNGTKYIASFLFLIASLLSQGAIAADKLGQFGIRGAGLISCQIYENERKAKADVYLMAAAWIDGYITATNEHVDDTYDILSFETTELLTEVLDKHCKKNPNDAVITVIRALLAKLRDDRLQFYSKKIEISIGERQVSLYIETLKRIQQHLKSAGFYKGKINGKYDQEMLIAMQAYQQSIAFKPTGFPDQATLWRLLRTAK, encoded by the coding sequence TTGCTTTCACCCAACGGCACTAAATACATTGCCAGCTTTCTTTTTCTTATAGCTTCCCTGCTCTCTCAGGGAGCCATTGCTGCCGATAAGTTGGGGCAGTTCGGCATTCGTGGTGCCGGCCTTATTTCATGCCAAATTTATGAAAATGAGCGTAAGGCCAAGGCGGATGTCTATTTAATGGCTGCCGCCTGGATTGATGGCTATATTACTGCAACCAATGAACATGTCGATGATACTTACGATATATTGTCATTTGAGACAACCGAGCTATTAACCGAGGTGCTTGATAAGCATTGTAAGAAAAACCCCAATGATGCCGTGATCACAGTCATAAGAGCCTTATTAGCAAAGCTTCGTGATGACCGCTTACAATTTTATTCTAAAAAAATAGAGATCAGTATTGGTGAACGGCAGGTTTCACTTTATATTGAAACCTTAAAGCGTATACAGCAGCACTTAAAATCTGCTGGCTTTTACAAGGGTAAAATAAACGGAAAATATGATCAGGAAATGCTCATAGCAATGCAAGCTTATCAACAATCCATTGCTTTCAAACCTACCGGATTTCCAGATCAAGCAACGCTCTGGCGATTATTGAGAACAGCCAAATAA
- a CDS encoding cytochrome c biogenesis protein ResB codes for MSNEIKPSNENLPDRAVERERSNRQEHGLAKVILSFLSSMELAISLFVIIGIASIIGTILQQNQGYNTYIVQFGPFWFEVFRSLELYDIYSSWWFVFLLGFLLVSTATCLYHYIPVIVREWRLFRLNVSAKSLKLMHSSGLWQSSSSVEDSAQFIQTKLVNGGYQARLKNDNGVITIAAKKGAVNRLGYIFTHGAIILICLSALYDGNFNLKLRETAGQLKPETRDLFASQVPDISRLKANENHAFRGNANIPEGSTSGLVFLQMRNGFLVQELPFTITLNDFRIEYYESGMPKSFESDVVISDIESGETIAKTIAVNHPLIYKDYAIYQASFEDGGSVIDIQGWSLDLKQQSDSAFKMVVGDTRTITTGEGEFKLELDEFKVSNVQPNPDAEKTGRKFKNMGPSLTFRLRDKSGQAKEFINYMLPKEQEGRYFFLSGVRSTTTEPFRYLFIPVDDANSLKRFFAFRALLNNTMEMQRIAAKTALLSLAPDFEETPQDIAPEMQNMIKQMSVVMQRLAELFNQGGFDQVLNDINNKVPEDKRKDVTESYFKVLQTILGSVYLEVLDAEGVDISENISPAQEQYYDDLVNSMGVVGNYGAPYYFQIKSFVHKEASGFQVTKSPGKNLVYLGSALLCIGIVLMFYVAHKRIWIIITPVSDGNDSDDKASKPSSEILVAGSGDRHQKEFAMEFQALSQLLDKQFTTRVK; via the coding sequence GTGAGTAATGAAATAAAACCGAGTAATGAGAATTTACCTGACCGAGCGGTTGAGCGAGAACGCTCTAACCGTCAGGAACATGGCTTAGCAAAAGTAATTCTGAGTTTTCTGAGCTCAATGGAATTGGCAATTAGTCTATTTGTCATTATCGGAATTGCCTCGATCATTGGTACGATCTTGCAACAAAACCAGGGCTACAATACTTATATTGTGCAATTTGGCCCTTTCTGGTTTGAAGTGTTCCGCTCGCTAGAGTTATATGATATTTATAGCTCATGGTGGTTTGTCTTCTTATTAGGCTTTTTGCTGGTTTCAACGGCGACCTGTCTGTATCACTATATTCCTGTCATCGTGCGGGAATGGCGCCTGTTTCGTCTCAATGTATCTGCCAAGTCGCTTAAGCTAATGCACTCCTCGGGTTTATGGCAGAGTTCGAGTTCAGTTGAGGACTCTGCGCAATTTATACAAACCAAGCTAGTCAATGGCGGCTATCAAGCACGCCTGAAAAATGACAATGGCGTGATCACCATTGCTGCGAAAAAAGGCGCAGTGAATCGTTTGGGCTATATTTTCACCCATGGTGCCATTATCCTTATTTGTCTGAGTGCCTTATATGATGGCAATTTTAATTTAAAATTACGTGAGACAGCGGGACAGTTGAAGCCTGAAACCCGTGATTTGTTTGCCTCTCAAGTGCCGGATATCAGCCGTCTTAAAGCCAATGAAAACCATGCTTTTCGAGGCAATGCCAATATTCCTGAAGGCAGTACCTCAGGACTGGTCTTTTTACAGATGCGCAATGGCTTTTTAGTGCAGGAACTCCCTTTTACCATTACTCTGAATGACTTTCGTATCGAATATTACGAATCAGGCATGCCTAAATCATTTGAAAGTGATGTTGTTATCTCAGATATTGAAAGCGGTGAAACCATTGCTAAAACCATTGCCGTCAATCATCCGTTGATTTATAAAGATTATGCTATTTATCAGGCATCTTTTGAAGATGGTGGTTCGGTGATTGATATTCAGGGCTGGTCCTTGGATCTTAAACAACAGTCGGATAGTGCTTTTAAAATGGTCGTGGGTGATACCCGCACTATTACCACGGGTGAGGGTGAATTCAAATTAGAGCTGGATGAATTTAAGGTTTCTAATGTGCAACCGAATCCAGATGCGGAGAAAACTGGCCGTAAATTTAAAAATATGGGACCCAGTCTGACCTTCCGTTTGCGCGACAAATCAGGACAGGCAAAAGAGTTCATTAACTATATGCTACCCAAAGAACAGGAAGGGCGATATTTCTTCCTCAGTGGTGTGCGCAGTACGACTACGGAACCCTTTCGTTATTTATTTATCCCCGTGGATGATGCTAATAGCTTGAAGCGTTTTTTTGCTTTTCGTGCCTTGCTGAACAATACGATGGAAATGCAACGTATTGCAGCAAAGACTGCACTATTATCGCTGGCACCCGATTTTGAGGAAACACCTCAGGATATAGCCCCTGAAATGCAGAACATGATAAAACAAATGTCAGTGGTCATGCAGCGCCTAGCAGAACTGTTCAATCAGGGTGGTTTTGATCAAGTCTTGAATGATATCAACAATAAAGTGCCGGAAGATAAGCGTAAAGATGTGACAGAGTCCTATTTTAAAGTCTTGCAAACTATTCTCGGATCGGTTTACTTAGAAGTGTTAGATGCTGAGGGTGTTGATATTAGTGAAAATATTAGCCCGGCTCAGGAACAATACTACGATGATCTGGTCAATAGTATGGGCGTGGTGGGAAATTATGGTGCGCCTTATTATTTCCAGATAAAATCCTTTGTACATAAAGAAGCATCAGGCTTTCAAGTGACGAAGTCTCCGGGTAAAAATTTAGTTTATTTGGGCAGTGCGCTATTATGCATAGGTATTGTACTGATGTTTTATGTTGCCCATAAACGGATTTGGATTATTATTACGCCTGTCTCTGATGGCAATGATTCTGACGATAAGGCTTCTAAGCCTAGCTCAGAAATACTGGTGGCTGGTTCGGGTGACCGTCACCAGAAAGAATTTGCCATGGAGTTTCAGGCACTCTCACAATTACTGGATAAGCAGTTTACGACCCGTGTAAAATAA
- a CDS encoding c-type cytochrome produces MKKIAIIAALVVGLSGTLHAAGDAEAGKVKAASCVACHGADGNSLAATPNFPNLAGQHATFLYKQLKDFKDGKRKDPTMSAMVMALDDQGMQDVAAFFASQKLKAGQADPALVTAGEAIYKGGIAEIGVPACMACHGTTGTGNPGSGFPQLASQKAVYIEKQLKDFRASAQSTDSTPVGRYNDANKMMRSAVKRMSDPEIKAVAQYIQGLQP; encoded by the coding sequence ATGAAAAAAATTGCTATTATTGCTGCCCTAGTAGTAGGTTTAAGCGGAACATTACATGCGGCAGGTGATGCCGAAGCAGGCAAGGTAAAAGCAGCAAGTTGTGTTGCATGCCATGGCGCTGATGGAAACTCATTAGCGGCCACTCCAAACTTCCCTAACTTGGCTGGCCAGCACGCTACTTTTCTTTATAAGCAATTAAAAGACTTTAAAGATGGCAAGCGTAAAGATCCAACCATGAGTGCGATGGTTATGGCTCTTGATGATCAGGGCATGCAAGACGTAGCTGCTTTTTTTGCTAGTCAAAAGCTAAAAGCGGGTCAAGCTGATCCAGCTTTAGTGACTGCAGGTGAAGCGATATACAAGGGCGGTATTGCAGAAATCGGCGTACCTGCTTGTATGGCCTGTCATGGTACTACAGGTACTGGTAATCCGGGTTCAGGCTTTCCTCAATTAGCGAGCCAAAAGGCCGTTTATATTGAAAAGCAATTAAAAGACTTCCGTGCCTCAGCACAAAGCACCGATAGCACGCCGGTTGGCCGTTATAATGATGCTAACAAAATGATGCGTAGTGCGGTAAAACGTATGAGTGACCCTGAAATAAAGGCCGTTGCTCAATACATTCAGGGCTTACAACCATAA
- a CDS encoding c-type cytochrome, which produces MNNYGVKMKNSIKLLVAAAFVAGSAAAVADGAALYKTACFACHDAGIAGAPKFGDKALWAPRIATGVDAMVKTVISGKGAMPPNGGTQMTAAQIHEVVEYMAAAAK; this is translated from the coding sequence ATGAACAATTATGGAGTAAAAATGAAAAACTCAATTAAACTATTAGTTGCCGCTGCTTTTGTTGCGGGTTCTGCTGCTGCCGTTGCTGATGGTGCTGCACTTTATAAAACCGCATGTTTTGCTTGTCATGATGCTGGAATTGCTGGCGCGCCTAAATTTGGCGATAAAGCACTTTGGGCACCAAGAATAGCTACCGGTGTTGATGCAATGGTTAAGACCGTTATCTCTGGTAAAGGCGCTATGCCTCCTAATGGTGGCACTCAAATGACTGCAGCTCAGATCCATGAAGTTGTTGAGTATATGGCTGCTGCTGCGAAGTAA
- a CDS encoding PEP-CTERM sorting domain-containing protein: MWATGDAFVKSESAFLGSEWSNKTATIGGIAGSRTTSTINTNPLWFAWKACKATVSIICGDEPSKDRKTITTDTRTGAQLKVNSSGKVGLEFGYTINSGSVDAEVEFSALAELPEQAVRQGDIINLKTKSSLDAGSITTQSPEIEAYISAIMQLSGSVNATGCLIAFGCTTGTTALPTVNLDQRIISIDPNSVKILDGILPGDAPLAEVPLANQSLTLEGGATTTPVPIVGYALTNSYGGVITTSFPPGVPRITTDLAEIEIQVPNIETNGTLNGAGEIKSGGRDDLLSLQLDLDGMATVMAGLPPTGLNLDLINVGGIKIGASIDIIDVDAGPVLGLTQDFEIFPTLMTKLEFSDSILIDGMIGLQDSWTGLWSDMPEFSLLETTTFSPTYWIDVILNNDFGLDLGLVGTLDVLKLEAAAIIAGAEIFQFGPQSLNGLLGLGNELFSTDKLNFSIAKDRFTLSGFNQIAGKQFTISINVPEPGMLGIFAFGLIALGFTRPKTKQSTDKESLIAFTQRH; encoded by the coding sequence ATGTGGGCAACGGGTGATGCCTTTGTCAAATCAGAAAGCGCTTTTCTCGGTAGTGAATGGAGCAACAAAACAGCCACAATAGGAGGTATTGCCGGATCAAGAACGACCAGCACCATTAATACCAACCCGCTATGGTTTGCATGGAAAGCTTGTAAAGCAACAGTTAGTATAATCTGTGGTGATGAACCTTCCAAAGATCGAAAAACAATAACAACTGATACACGAACCGGCGCCCAATTAAAGGTTAATAGCTCGGGCAAAGTGGGGCTGGAATTTGGCTATACCATTAATAGTGGCTCAGTTGATGCTGAGGTTGAGTTTTCTGCTCTAGCAGAACTACCCGAGCAAGCCGTCCGTCAGGGTGACATTATCAACCTGAAAACCAAAAGTTCACTGGATGCAGGCTCAATTACGACCCAATCACCTGAAATTGAAGCCTATATCAGTGCTATTATGCAATTATCCGGTTCGGTCAATGCAACTGGGTGTTTAATTGCTTTTGGTTGCACCACAGGCACTACAGCTCTACCCACCGTCAATTTAGATCAGCGTATAATCTCTATTGATCCCAATAGTGTTAAAATTCTTGACGGAATTTTACCCGGCGATGCACCATTAGCAGAAGTCCCCTTGGCAAACCAATCTCTTACCCTTGAAGGAGGTGCAACAACCACACCTGTACCCATAGTTGGCTACGCTTTAACCAACTCCTATGGTGGTGTAATTACCACTAGCTTTCCTCCTGGTGTACCTCGGATCACAACCGATTTAGCAGAAATCGAGATTCAAGTCCCCAACATAGAAACCAACGGCACGCTCAATGGTGCTGGTGAAATAAAGTCTGGTGGACGAGATGATCTCTTATCACTACAACTCGATTTGGATGGTATGGCTACCGTAATGGCAGGCCTTCCTCCTACAGGACTTAATCTTGATTTAATTAATGTTGGCGGCATTAAAATTGGTGCATCCATTGATATTATTGATGTCGATGCAGGGCCGGTATTAGGGCTAACGCAAGACTTTGAAATATTTCCCACGCTCATGACCAAACTTGAATTCAGTGATTCAATATTAATTGATGGCATGATTGGCTTACAAGATAGTTGGACAGGCTTATGGTCTGATATGCCTGAGTTTTCCCTATTAGAAACCACTACATTCTCCCCGACTTACTGGATCGATGTTATTTTAAACAATGATTTTGGCCTGGATTTAGGGTTAGTTGGCACCCTTGATGTACTCAAACTAGAGGCAGCAGCAATAATCGCCGGTGCTGAAATATTTCAATTTGGCCCCCAGAGTCTTAATGGTTTACTCGGCTTAGGCAATGAGTTATTTTCAACAGACAAACTTAACTTTTCTATCGCTAAAGATCGCTTTACATTAAGTGGTTTTAATCAGATTGCAGGCAAACAATTCACCATTAGCATTAATGTACCTGAACCCGGTATGCTTGGAATTTTTGCTTTTGGCTTGATTGCTCTAGGCTTTACTAGACCTAAGACTAAACAATCAACAGACAAGGAGTCTCTCATTGCTTTCACCCAACGGCACTAA
- the yihA gene encoding ribosome biogenesis GTP-binding protein YihA/YsxC: MPQTHTKPNPYRRAEFLLSVNKWSQLPSDDAIEVAFAGRSNAGKSSAINTITDIKSLCRTSKTPGRTQMINYFSIAEDLHLVDLPGYGYAKVPLKVKLHWQNLLERYLIDRLALKGVVMIMDVRRPLTEYDCLMLQWCQKAQMPAHILLTKADKFKRGAAQNILLKVRQTLNSDYPGTTVQLFSALKKTGVDEAREKLDQWFYPPKED; this comes from the coding sequence ATGCCTCAAACACACACTAAACCTAATCCATATCGACGTGCTGAATTTTTGCTCAGCGTCAACAAATGGAGTCAACTGCCTTCTGATGATGCCATAGAAGTTGCCTTTGCCGGGCGTTCTAATGCCGGTAAATCCAGTGCAATTAACACCATCACTGACATCAAAAGTCTCTGTCGTACCTCTAAAACTCCAGGGCGCACACAGATGATCAATTATTTTTCTATTGCAGAAGACCTTCATCTGGTGGATTTACCCGGTTATGGCTATGCTAAAGTACCTCTCAAGGTAAAGCTGCACTGGCAAAATTTACTCGAACGTTATCTGATTGACCGCTTGGCTTTAAAAGGTGTGGTAATGATTATGGATGTGCGCCGCCCACTGACGGAATATGATTGTCTGATGTTGCAATGGTGTCAAAAAGCGCAAATGCCCGCCCATATCTTATTGACCAAGGCTGACAAATTTAAACGTGGAGCGGCACAAAACATCTTGCTGAAAGTACGCCAAACTTTGAACAGCGACTATCCCGGCACGACAGTACAATTGTTTTCAGCACTGAAAAAAACGGGCGTAGATGAAGCACGTGAAAAGTTGGATCAGTGGTTTTATCCACCAAAAGAAGACTAA
- a CDS encoding HopJ type III effector protein, with protein MTLNSFLQILQDAPESIEFTDTMSVIEALYDFTETAFNNGDLVNAAGENSGSCKLFAFAQLQDLSEEQTLACFGDYYRDDVLQHPEEKNHQNIRNFMQSGWSGISFSAPALQKK; from the coding sequence ATGACACTCAATTCTTTTTTACAAATCTTACAGGATGCGCCTGAAAGCATAGAATTTACTGATACGATGTCGGTTATTGAAGCATTATACGATTTTACCGAGACAGCATTTAATAATGGTGACTTAGTTAACGCGGCAGGGGAAAATTCAGGTTCGTGTAAATTATTTGCCTTTGCCCAATTACAGGATCTGTCTGAAGAGCAGACGCTGGCATGTTTTGGAGACTATTATCGTGATGATGTATTGCAACATCCAGAAGAGAAAAATCATCAGAATATACGCAATTTTATGCAATCGGGTTGGTCAGGAATCTCATTTTCTGCCCCAGCTTTGCAAAAAAAGTGA
- a CDS encoding thiol:disulfide interchange protein DsbA/DsbL, translating into MRKILTLLLLLGMSALAVAEYTEGKDYELLKTAQPAPTDGKIEVIEFFSYACPHCYRFEPHIEQWKKTKADNIEFIHVPAVFNKNWEALATLYYAAEVLGVQEKMHPLIFEAMHGEGKKVRSFDDLKALFAANGVSGEKLDQALNSFTVAAKTRRAKTMTQSYGIKSVPNIVVQGKYRTNGTLAKTHGNVFNVVDYLAVKIEKDSEKK; encoded by the coding sequence ATGCGCAAAATTTTGACGCTTCTTCTCTTGCTGGGCATGAGTGCTTTGGCAGTTGCAGAATATACTGAAGGTAAAGATTATGAGTTGCTAAAGACTGCTCAGCCAGCTCCCACAGATGGAAAAATTGAAGTGATTGAATTTTTCTCTTATGCCTGTCCGCATTGCTATCGTTTTGAACCACATATCGAACAATGGAAAAAAACCAAGGCTGATAACATCGAATTTATCCATGTGCCTGCGGTCTTTAACAAAAACTGGGAAGCCTTGGCTACTTTATATTATGCCGCAGAAGTCCTTGGCGTACAGGAAAAAATGCATCCACTCATATTTGAAGCCATGCATGGAGAAGGAAAAAAAGTCCGTTCATTTGATGACTTAAAAGCCTTGTTTGCAGCCAATGGCGTGAGTGGTGAGAAATTGGATCAGGCGCTGAATTCATTCACTGTTGCAGCGAAAACACGCCGTGCTAAAACTATGACCCAGAGCTATGGCATTAAGTCCGTACCCAATATCGTGGTGCAAGGAAAGTACCGTACTAATGGTACCTTAGCAAAAACCCATGGCAATGTATTTAATGTGGTTGATTACCTTGCGGTGAAAATTGAAAAGGACAGTGAAAAGAAATAA